The sequence below is a genomic window from uncultured Stenotrophomonas sp..
CCTCGCCGTCGCGCGCGCTGGAAATGCGCTTGTACAGCGTCAGCCGCGTGTGCACGTCAGGCAGGTAATCCTCGGGGATCAGCGACGGCACGTGCAGCTGGATTTCGGCGCCGCGCGCTTCCTCGCCGGCGTCCAGGTCCGGCAGCTTGCCGGCCTTGATCGAGCGCACCGCACGCTCCAGCAGCTCGGTATAGAGGCTGAAGCCGACCTCGGCCATCTGCCCGCTCTGGTCCTCGCCGAGCAGTTCGCCCGCACCGCGGATTTCCAGGTCGTGCGTGGCCAGGGTGAAGCCCGCACCGAGTTCGTCCATCGAGGCGATGGCGTCCAGCCGCTTCTGCGCGTCGGGGGTGATCGCGCGCTTGTCCGGCACCAGCAGGTAGGCATAGGCACGGTGGTGCGAGCGACCAACGCGGCCGCGCAGCTGGTGCAGCTGCGCAAGGCCGAAGCGGTCGGCGCGGTTGATGACGATGGTGTTGGCGTTGGGGATGTCGATGCCCGATTCGATGATGGTGCTGGCTAGCAGCACGTTGAAGCGCTGCTTCTGGAAATCCAGCATCACCTTTTCCAGTTCGCGCTCGGGCATCTGCCCGTGGGCCATGCCGATGCGCGCCTCGGGCACCAGTTCGGACAGCTCGCGCTGCATCCGGCCCATGCTTTCCACGTCGTTGTGCAGGAAATACAGCTGGCCACCGCGCGACAGCTCGCGCTGGAATGCCTCGCGCAGCTGCGCATTGTCCCATTGGGTGACGAAGGTCTGCACCGCCAGCCGGTTTGGCGGCGGCGTGGCAATTATCGACAGGTCGCGCAGCCCGGCCATCGCCATGTTCAACGTGCGCGGAATCGGCGTAGCGGTCAGCGTCAGCAGGTGCACGTTGGCGCGCATTGCCTTCAGCGCTTCCTTCTGGCGCACACCGAAGCGCTGTTCTTCATCGACGATGACCAGCCCGAGGTCCTTGAACTTCACGTCCGGCTGCAGCAGCCGGTGGGTGCCGACGATCACGTCGATGGTGCCCTCGGCGACCTTGTCCAGTTCGGCCTTGATCTCCTTGGCGGACTTGAAGCGCGACAGCACTTCGACCTTGAGCGGGTAATCGGCGAAGCGGTCGCGGAAGTTGCGGTAGTGCTGTTCGGCCAGCAGCGTGGTCGGCACCAGCACCGCCACCTGCTTGCCGCCGCTGGCGGCGGCGAAGGCGGCGCGCACGGCCACCTCGGTCTTGCCGAAGCCGACGTCGCCGCAGACCACGCGATCCATCGGCTGCGACGATTGCAGGTCGCGCAGCGTGGCTTCGATCGCGGCCAGCTGGTCGGGCGTTTCCTCGAACGGGAAGCCGGCCGCGAACGGCTCGTACATGGCGCGGTCGATGTCCAGCGCCAGCCCGGCGCGGGCCTGCCGCCGGGCCTGGATTTCCAGCAGTTCGGCGGCGACGTCGCGCACCTTCTCGGCGGCCTTGCGCTTGGCCTTGGCCCATTGCTCGCCGCCCAGCGAGTGCAGCGGCGCGGTTTCCGGCGAGGCGCCGGAGTAGCGGCTGATCAGGTGCAACTGCGCGACCGGCACGTACAGGCGGTCGCCCTTGGCGTATTCGATTTCGAGGAACTCGCCGGGCATGCCGCCCACGTCCATCGCGATTAGGCCGCGGTAGCGGCCGACGCCGTGGTCCTCGTGGACGATGGGCGAACCTTCGTTCAGCTCGCCGAGGTCGCGGATGATGGCTTCCGGTTCGCGTCCCGCGCGGCGCGCCCTGCGCGGCTGTCCGGCGCGCTCGGGGAACAGCTGGCGCTCGGTGAGCACCGCCAGCGGTGGCTCGGCCAGCGCGAAGCCATCGTCGAGCGGAGCAACGGTGATGGCGAATTTCGGCGCATCGTCGGCAAGGAAGGCGGGCAGGCTGGCTACCACCGGCGGGCGCAGTTCGGCGGCCTGCAACACTTCCAGCAAGGCCTCGCGGCGGCCCGGCGAATCGGCGGCGACCAGCACCCGGCCGGGGTAGTGATCGAGGAAGGATTTCAGCGCCTGCCCGGCCGGCGCGTCCTTGGCTGCGACCGGCAACGGCGGCAGCGGCTGGTCGCCCAGTGCCTGCGCCTCGGCGATGCGCGGGTGGTCGGCCGGCCACACTTCCACGCGCGGCTGCCTGTTGAACTGCTCGCGCAGGCTGTCCGGCGACTGGTAGATCTCCTCCGGCGGCAGCAGCGGCCGCTCGATGTCGTGGCGGCGCTGCTCGTAGCGGCCGCGGGTCTGCTCCCAGAATGCATCGGCCGCTTCACCGACGCCGGGGGCGACCACTGTCAGGAAGCCTTCGGGCAGGTAGTCGAACAATGTTGCCGTCTTGTTGAAGAACAGCGGCAGGAAATATTCGATGCCCGAAGGCAGTACGCCGGCCTTCAGGTCCTGGTAGAGCGGGCTGCGCCGGGTATCGACGTCGAAGCGTTCGCGCAGCGTGGCCAGCACCTTCGACAGACTGGCCTCGTCCATCGGCACTTCGCGGCCGGGCAGCATCTTCACCGCCTCGACCCTGTCCAGCGAGCGCTGCGTTTCGGGGTCGAACGCGCGGATCGAGTCGATGTCCTCGTCCAGCAGCTCGATGCGCAGCGGTGCGTCCGCGCCCATCGGGTAGACGTCGAGCAGGCCGCCGCGCACGGCAAAGTCGCCCGGGTCCATCACCTGCGGCACGTTGCGGTAGCCGGCGCTCTCCAGCCGGCGCTTTTCCGCGTCCATGTCCAGCCGCTGGCCGACCTTCAGGTCGAAGCTGCCACCGACGATGTAGCTCAGCGGCGCCAGCCGTTGCAGCAACGTCTGCACCGGCACCACCACGATGCCGCGTGCCAGCGCGGGCAGGCGGTGCAGCGCGCTCAGGCGCTGGCTGATGATGTCCGGGTGCGGGCTGAACTGGTCGTAGGGCAGGGTTTCCCAGTCGGGGAACGGCACCACCGGTAGCGCGGCGGCATCAAGGCCGAGCAGGGTCTGCAAGTCGGCGACGGCCTGGTGCGCGCCGTGATTGTCGCGCGTGACCAGCAACAAAGGCTTGCCATGCGCCTGCGCGGCGCGGGCCACGTGCCACGCCAGTGCGCTGGTCGAAGCGGGGACGCGCCACCAGGCGCGGAGCTGGCCCGCACGGGGCAGCGGCGGAACGGGGTAGGGGACGTGATGCGGCATGAGGCCGCTGATTTTATAGGAGTGAGCGGAGAGGGGTGAGGAGTGGGAAACGGCAAAAGCAGAGACTCCTGCTTTTTCTCACTCCTCACCCCTCTCCACTCACTCCTGCTTCTCAGCTGCCCAGCTCCAGCACCATCCGCACCAGCCCCGGCGTACTGGCCGGGTGCGGCACCTGCCGGAAACCCAGCGATGCGGCCAGTTGCAGCATCGGCTCGTTGTCCTGCGCGATGTCGCCGTACATGCGGTCCAGGTACTTGCCGCGCGCCCACTTCACCAGCTTGCGCATCAGCTGCCGGCCCAGGCCCTGGCCGACGAGGAAACGGCTGACCAGGATGGCGTATTCGGCGTCGCGGGTGCCGGGGATGATCGAGGCGCGCGCCACTGCGCCGACCACGGCCTCGCCGGGCGGCAGCGGCTCGGCGACGACCAGCGCGATTTCGGTTTTCGGGTTGGGGTGGGTCAGGCGCTGGGCGGTCTCGTCCGACAACACGTCCACCGCCTGCAGGAAGCGGTCGCGGACTTCTTCCGGCCCGAACAGCGCGAAGGCGCCTTGCAGCGGCGCACCGTCTTCGGGGCGGATGGGGCGGATCAGCAGTTCCCGGCCACTGGGAGCCTTGAAGTTTTCATGCCACGGCGGCATGCGGTTGCGGGTAGCCATGCTGTGGTTCCTCCGGAGTCCATCGATTCTTGCATCTGTGGCGCGAAATTCCGTGAACGTGGTTCAACCGTGGCAGGTGGCGTCGGCAGGGGGGTCAGGCGCTGGCCTTGAGCCATTCCAGCCGGGTCGAGGCCCCCTTTTCGCCCAGGTGTTGTTTCAGCACCGGCATGGCCGGTGCCAGCACCTGGTCGAACTGCCACGGTGCGTTGAGCAGGAGCATGCCGCTGCCGTTCAGGCGCAACGGGGAGTCGTCCGGGCGCACCAGCAGCTCGGCCAGCAGGGCGGATTTGATCGGCAATGCGGCCGCCTTGCGGAAGAAGTGCAGGATGCTGCGGCGCTGCTTGATCGGGAACCACACCGCGCAGGTGGCCTGCGGCCAGCGCGACAGGGTTTCGGCCAGTGCGGCGAGGATGCGCTGGTATTCGGCGTCCTGCGCCTCGTAGGGGGGATCGATCAACACCAGCCCGCGGCCGATCTTGTCGCCGTTGGCCTTGGGCGGCAGCAACGAGCGGATCAGCGCGTAGCCATCGCCCGCATGCACGCCGACGCGGCCGTCATGGGCGAACAGGGCCTTGAGCGCGGCGGCCTCCTCTTCCTGCAGTTCGCAGGCGGCCAGCCGATCCTGCGCGCGCATGGCCTGCGCGGCCAGCAGGGGCGAGCCGGGGTAGCAGATCATGCTGCCGACCGGGTTGTCGGCCTGCACCGCCTTGAGGTAACGCTCGACCACCGGCGGCAGTTGCGGCTGCGCCATCAGCCGCATCACGCCGTCCTCGATTTCCAGCGTCTTGCGGCTTTCCTCGCTGGCCAGCAGGTAGCGGCCGCGCCCGGCGTGGGTGTCGAGCACAAAGAACGGGGTTTCCTTGCGCTTGAAGGCGTCGATCAGCGCCAGCAGGACGATGTGCTTGAGCACGTCGGCATGGTTGCCGGCATGGAAGGCGTGGCGGTAGTTCATGCGCGAAGTGTACGGACGCGGCGGCGGGCCGGCTATGCTGGCAGCATGTCCGAACCCGCCGCCCGCGTGCTCGTCGTCGAGGACGAGGCCGCCATTGCCGATACCGTGCTGTACGCGCTGCGCAGCGAGGGCTACGCCGCCGAGCATTGCGCGCTTGGGCGGCCGGCGCTGGAGCGGTTGCGTGAAGGCGGCGTCGATGTGCTGGTGCTGGACGTGGGCCTGCCGGGCCTGGACGGCTACCAGGTGCGACGGCCCCTGCGCGCCGAGCGGCAGGTGCCGGTGATCTTCCTCACCGCGCGCAACGACGAGTTCGACCGGGTACTGGGGCTGGAGCTGGGGGCCGACGATTACGTGGGCAAGCCGTTCTCGCCGCGCGAGCTGGTGGCGCGGGTGCGGGCGCGGCTGCGGCGGCCGGCGCCGGTGGGCGCGGGCGATGCGGGATGGGTGCGGCAGGGCGCGTTCGCGATCGACCGCGAGGGGCGGCGGGTGCGTTACCGCGATTCACTGCTGGACCTGACGCGCTACGAATATGCCCTGCTGGCGGCGTTGTTGCAGCGGCCGGGTGCGATCCTGAGCCGGGCGCAGTTGATGGAGCGCGGGTGGGATCATGCCAGCGACAGCGCCGACCGTACGGTGGATACGCACGTCAAGACGTTGCGGGCGAAGTTGCGGGCGGCCGGGGCGGTGGCCGACCCGGTCCGGACGCATCGTGGGCTGGGGTATGCGTTGGATGTCTAGGACTCCAGCGATTCTGATGCGCGCGAGGGGTTGGCTTTTTAAGCCCCTCTCCCTGCGGGAGAGGGGTTGGGGTGAGGGACGATGGAGTCCAGGTGCTTGGTTAATGGATAAAGCAAAGGCTTTCGCTCCCCTTACAGGGGAGCGAGCTACTTTTCTTTGCTCGTGCAAAGAAAAGGTAGCCAAAAGAGACGCTTTTCCAACAGCCGAATGGCTGGTCAAGCACGCCCTGCCTCCGCGCCCCACGCGCTACGCGCGTGGGGTTCACTCCGCCGCCGGGATTTTTCGACACGACATCCCTGTCGTGTCGAAAAACGACGTGCATCCATGCACGTCGCCCTTCGGGTCTTTCCCGTCGGCTCCGTCGCTGCGGAAGGGAACCCGGAAAGTCAAAAGCCAGAGCGACAGCAAAATCACGAGCAACAGCAACAGCAACAGCAACAGCAACAGCAACAGCAACAGCAACAGCAACAGCAACAATGGCAATAGCGGGGTTCATGTGGGGTGGTCATGCGCCTCGGCCTGAAACTCTTCCTCGGTTTCTTCCTGATCGTCGGCATCGCCGCGTTCTTCGTGATGCGGGTGTTCGTGGGCGAGGTGAAGCCCGGCGTGCGGCAGGCGATGGAGTCCACGCTGGTAGATGCGGCCAATGTGCTGGCGGTGATGGCCGCGCCGGACCTGAAGGCCGGGCGCATGGCCGATGGCGATTTCGCCGCGCAGCTGGCCGCCGCGCAGCGGCGTGACCCCGAGGCGATGGTGTGGCGCTTTCCCAAGCGCAGCATCGATTACCGGGTCACCGTGACCGATGCGCGCGGCATCGTGGTGTACGACTCCCGCGGGCAGGATGTGGGCCGCGACAACTCGCGCTGGAACGATGTCTACCGCACCCTGCGCGGCGAGTATGGCGCGCGCTCCAGTCCCGAGGTGCCCGGTGACGAAACCCGCACGGTGATGCACGTGGCCGCGCCGGTACGTGATCCGGCTGATGGCCGCACCCTGATAGGGGTGCTCACGCTGGCCCAGCCCAACGACAGCATCGCCCCGTTCATCGCCGCCAGCCAGCGCGCCATCGTCGCGCGCGGGGCATGGCTGATCGGCCTGTCGGCGCTGATCGGGTTGTTGATGACATGGTGGCTGGCACGCGGCATCGGCGGTTTGAGCCGCTATGCCAGGGCGGTCAGTGCCGGCGAGCCGGTGCCGCCGCCGAAGCCGCGCCGCGACGAGATCGGCGAGCTCGGCCAGGCGCTGGAAACCATGCGCCGCAAGCTGCAGGGCAAGGCCTATGTCGAGCAGTACGTGCAGTCGCTGACGCACGAGATGAAAAGCCCGCTGGCGGCGATACGCGGTGCCGCCGAGCTGTTGCAGGAGCCGTTGCCGGAAGCCGAGCGGCAACGTTTCGCCGCCAACATCGCGCAGCAGGAGCGGCGCCTGACCGAAACCATCGACCAGCTGCTGCGGCTGGCCGAGGTGGAGCAGCACGGCTGGTTGCAGCACCGCGCGGCGCTGGACCTGTGCGCGCTGTGCCGGCAGCTGGCCGAGGAGGCCGGGCCGCGCCTGCAGGCGATGCGGCTGCGGCTGGAGTGTGAGCTGCCCGGACGGGCGCCGGTGCAGGGTGATGCGTTCCTGCTGCGGCAGGCGCTGGGCAACCTGCTGGACAACGCCATCGCGTTCTCGCCGAGCGACGCGACCATCCTGCTGCAGGTGCGGCGGCAGGATACGGGCTGGGAGGTGACGCTGGCCGATGCAGGTCCGGGCGTGCCGGACTATGCGCTGGAGCGGGTGTTCGAGCGTTTCTATTCGCTGGCGCGCCCTGGCAGCGGCCAACGCAGCTCCGGGCTGGGGCTGCCGTTCGTGGCCGAGGTGGCGCGCCTGCATGGTGGGCAGGCACGGTTGCGCAACCGCCCGGAAGGCGGGGCGGCGGCGAGCCTGTGGTTGCCGATGGCGTAGGTGCCGGGCTTGCCCGGCACGGGACGCACCGGGACAGCTTCATGCTCGCATCTATGCCGGCGATGGTGCGCCATCGTGCGGCGGGACTGGTTCCTGTGCAGGGCTGTCGACGAAGGCCGGGTGGTCGGCCCGCGGCCGGCCCAGGTGGTAGCCCTGCACCATGTCCACGCCCATCTCGCGCAGCATCTGCAGGGTCGCCTCGTCTTCGACGAATTCGGCCACGGTGAGCTTGCCCATGCCGTGTGCCACTTCGATGATGGCGCGCACGAACACCTGGTTGTCGCGCTCGTCCGGCAGGTTGTGGATGAACATGCCGTCGATCTTGAGCACATCGGCCTTCAGGTTCTTGAGGTAGGCGAAGGACGAAAAGCCGGTGCCGAAGTCATCCAGACAGATCGGGCAGCCGGTGTCGCGCAGGGCGGCGATGAAGCGCGCGGCGTCGCCCATGTCCGAGACCGCCGAGGTCTCGGTCAGCTCCACCAGCAG
It includes:
- the mfd gene encoding transcription-repair coupling factor (Evidence 2a : Function of homologous gene experimentally demonstrated in an other organism; PubMedId : 14602898, 8465200; Product type f : factor); amino-acid sequence: MPHHVPYPVPPLPRAGQLRAWWRVPASTSALAWHVARAAQAHGKPLLLVTRDNHGAHQAVADLQTLLGLDAAALPVVPFPDWETLPYDQFSPHPDIISQRLSALHRLPALARGIVVVPVQTLLQRLAPLSYIVGGSFDLKVGQRLDMDAEKRRLESAGYRNVPQVMDPGDFAVRGGLLDVYPMGADAPLRIELLDEDIDSIRAFDPETQRSLDRVEAVKMLPGREVPMDEASLSKVLATLRERFDVDTRRSPLYQDLKAGVLPSGIEYFLPLFFNKTATLFDYLPEGFLTVVAPGVGEAADAFWEQTRGRYEQRRHDIERPLLPPEEIYQSPDSLREQFNRQPRVEVWPADHPRIAEAQALGDQPLPPLPVAAKDAPAGQALKSFLDHYPGRVLVAADSPGRREALLEVLQAAELRPPVVASLPAFLADDAPKFAITVAPLDDGFALAEPPLAVLTERQLFPERAGQPRRARRAGREPEAIIRDLGELNEGSPIVHEDHGVGRYRGLIAMDVGGMPGEFLEIEYAKGDRLYVPVAQLHLISRYSGASPETAPLHSLGGEQWAKAKRKAAEKVRDVAAELLEIQARRQARAGLALDIDRAMYEPFAAGFPFEETPDQLAAIEATLRDLQSSQPMDRVVCGDVGFGKTEVAVRAAFAAASGGKQVAVLVPTTLLAEQHYRNFRDRFADYPLKVEVLSRFKSAKEIKAELDKVAEGTIDVIVGTHRLLQPDVKFKDLGLVIVDEEQRFGVRQKEALKAMRANVHLLTLTATPIPRTLNMAMAGLRDLSIIATPPPNRLAVQTFVTQWDNAQLREAFQRELSRGGQLYFLHNDVESMGRMQRELSELVPEARIGMAHGQMPERELEKVMLDFQKQRFNVLLASTIIESGIDIPNANTIVINRADRFGLAQLHQLRGRVGRSHHRAYAYLLVPDKRAITPDAQKRLDAIASMDELGAGFTLATHDLEIRGAGELLGEDQSGQMAEVGFSLYTELLERAVRSIKAGKLPDLDAGEEARGAEIQLHVPSLIPEDYLPDVHTRLTLYKRISSARDGEALRELQVEMIDRFGLLPDAVKHLFAIAELKLQANALGIRKLELGENGGRIVFESKPDIDPMAVIQLIQKQPKLYQMDGPDKLRIKHPLPLPEDRFNAARALLLTLRPGGN
- a CDS encoding conserved hypothetical protein (Evidence 4 : Homologs of previously reported genes of unknown function), translated to MATRNRMPPWHENFKAPSGRELLIRPIRPEDGAPLQGAFALFGPEEVRDRFLQAVDVLSDETAQRLTHPNPKTEIALVVAEPLPPGEAVVGAVARASIIPGTRDAEYAILVSRFLVGQGLGRQLMRKLVKWARGKYLDRMYGDIAQDNEPMLQLAASLGFRQVPHPASTPGLVRMVLELGS
- the rlmJ gene encoding Ribosomal RNA large subunit methyltransferase J, which gives rise to MNYRHAFHAGNHADVLKHIVLLALIDAFKRKETPFFVLDTHAGRGRYLLASEESRKTLEIEDGVMRLMAQPQLPPVVERYLKAVQADNPVGSMICYPGSPLLAAQAMRAQDRLAACELQEEEAAALKALFAHDGRVGVHAGDGYALIRSLLPPKANGDKIGRGLVLIDPPYEAQDAEYQRILAALAETLSRWPQATCAVWFPIKQRRSILHFFRKAAALPIKSALLAELLVRPDDSPLRLNGSGMLLLNAPWQFDQVLAPAMPVLKQHLGEKGASTRLEWLKASA
- the creB gene encoding DNA-binding response regulator in two-component regulatory system with CreC (Evidence 2a : Function of homologous gene experimentally demonstrated in an other organism; PubMedId : 3531171; Product type r : regulator); this encodes MSEPAARVLVVEDEAAIADTVLYALRSEGYAAEHCALGRPALERLREGGVDVLVLDVGLPGLDGYQVRRPLRAERQVPVIFLTARNDEFDRVLGLELGADDYVGKPFSPRELVARVRARLRRPAPVGAGDAGWVRQGAFAIDREGRRVRYRDSLLDLTRYEYALLAALLQRPGAILSRAQLMERGWDHASDSADRTVDTHVKTLRAKLRAAGAVADPVRTHRGLGYALDV
- a CDS encoding hypothetical protein (Evidence 5 : No homology to any previously reported sequences); the encoded protein is MLYPLTKHLDSIVPHPNPSPAGRGA
- a CDS encoding conserved exported hypothetical protein (Evidence 4 : Homologs of previously reported genes of unknown function), whose protein sequence is MPLLLLLLLLLLLLLLLLLLLLLVILLSLWLLTFRVPFRSDGADGKDPKGDVHGCTSFFDTTGMSCRKIPAAE
- the creC gene encoding sensory histidine kinase in two-component regulatory system with CreB or PhoB, regulator of the CreBC regulon (Evidence 2a : Function of homologous gene experimentally demonstrated in an other organism; PubMedId : 2228961, 2835585, 3531171; Product type r : regulator), with translation MRLGLKLFLGFFLIVGIAAFFVMRVFVGEVKPGVRQAMESTLVDAANVLAVMAAPDLKAGRMADGDFAAQLAAAQRRDPEAMVWRFPKRSIDYRVTVTDARGIVVYDSRGQDVGRDNSRWNDVYRTLRGEYGARSSPEVPGDETRTVMHVAAPVRDPADGRTLIGVLTLAQPNDSIAPFIAASQRAIVARGAWLIGLSALIGLLMTWWLARGIGGLSRYARAVSAGEPVPPPKPRRDEIGELGQALETMRRKLQGKAYVEQYVQSLTHEMKSPLAAIRGAAELLQEPLPEAERQRFAANIAQQERRLTETIDQLLRLAEVEQHGWLQHRAALDLCALCRQLAEEAGPRLQAMRLRLECELPGRAPVQGDAFLLRQALGNLLDNAIAFSPSDATILLQVRRQDTGWEVTLADAGPGVPDYALERVFERFYSLARPGSGQRSSGLGLPFVAEVARLHGGQARLRNRPEGGAAASLWLPMA